Within the Corallococcus exiguus genome, the region CTGTGTGTCTGACAAGTGAAAGCGTGAAGGGTTTCCGGGGAAATGACCCGTCATTGAGCCGTCATGGTAAAGAATTACGGAGACGACGGCCGGGGGCGGTTGCCATTCAGCGCGAGGATTGGGGTTCGGCGCGCATCCGGGCCTGGAGCAGCGTTTCCGCGAGGGCCAGTGCCACGCTTTCCTGTCCCCGCCGTGAACCCAGCCGGCGGTTCGCGGCCATGTGCGTGAAGGACAGCGCCTCACGAGGTCCCGCGTTGGGAGTGGCGTCGCGCCATGCCCGCAGCAGCTCCACCAGCGCCCGAGGGGGGGCGTCCCTCCCCAGCCGTTCCAGCAGGTCCTGCCGGGCGCGGATCCGGCGGATGAGGGGCGCGACCTCGGTTCGCCGGGAACGCTCGCGGCACGCGGCGGCGCCCGCGGCACGGCCCAGGAGCAGCTCCAGGTAGGCGGCCATCACCGCTCCCGTTTCGATGAGCAGCCGCTCCGGCTCCCTGCCCGCGCCCCAGCTCCCGAGCGCGGAGTCGCTGTCCCAGGTGAAGACGCGGAGCGCGGCGTCCAGCGCGTCGGCGCCGCCATAGCGGAAGGTCTCCGGGCGGAAGGTCTCCTGGCGGACGTCCGTGGCGCCGTGCTCAAGCGCGAGGTCGAGCAGGGACTCGAAACGGTCGAGCGGGGACTCGCCACGCCAGCGCAGGCGGACCAGCCGACGGGGCCCTTCCTGGAAGCGGACGTAGTGCCAGTCACCGGGGCTGGCGGGGAGCATGGGGCGCAAGGCGACGAGCAGCCTGCGCTGCGCCGCCTCATCGGCGAAGAGGGTGAAGGAGCGCCACTGCCGGTGGATCCGCGTCCCGTCGGTGGGGGGCCGTTGTTGGCGCGGAGCCGGGGCGGGCAGCCGGCGGCGGAAGCTGGGGACCACCTCGCACACCACGGTCCTCGCGGTGGCCTCTTCCAGCCAGGGCGCCTCTTCCAGATAGCAGGAGGCCGCGGCGGACCGGCTCGCGCGGAGGAGCTCCGTCCGTCCCCAGTGGGACTCCAGGTCGATGGGGAGCCGCCGCTCGTTCTCCACGAGGCAGACGACGCGGGGGACGCCATTCGCCTCGCGCCAGTCGCGCAGGGCCCCGGCGCGCTCCCGCGAGTACGGCCCGCCGGGCCGCCAGCGCGCCAGACAGAGGATCTGCCCCCGCCAGGTGAGGCGCGGCAGGCGGGGAAGGTTTCCGAGTTCCCGCCAGTCGAAGCCTCCCGGATGGCGAGCGCCCTCCATCGCCAGTTCCAGGAGCAGCCTCGCGACGCGCGGGCTCGCGCGGGGGGCCAGCATGTGACCCTGGTGCAGCACCAGCGGCGTGCCGTCGCGGAGCGCGAAGACGAAGCCCTCCGGCGCCGCCCGCACCATCACGTCCTCGGGGAGGACCCGCCGCCGGGAGGCCATCCGGGGAGCGCCGTTGCAGATCACCTCGCTCGACCAGGCATGCGCGGCCCAGCGCAGCGAGGGAGGCGAGTCCGCGCGTGTCCAGACCACCTCCGCGTGCAGGGCTCCCCGCTCCCCCTCCCAGGTCCGCTGGTGGCCCAGGACCTCGTCGCGGAAGGTCTGGGGCAGACACCCCAGGAACCTCCCGAGCGAGCGATGCGGCGCGCCCGAGCCGTGCAGGCTCCCTGGGACGAGCGTGAACGCTCCCCGCTCCAGGTCGGCCTGGCTGGAGGCGACGAGCAGACAGCCCGCCTCGAACCCGTCCGCGACGGGAACCTCCCGCGCGGCGGGGGCGGCGAAGCGCGAGAGCTCGTCATCCTCGAGGACGGCCCGCCCCCCGGCGGCCATGCCCCGGTGGTACACGGTGGCCAGCCAGCGGGCACGGGCCTCGTCGGCGGGTGACGGGGGCTCCAGGTCGGCCTCCCATGGCGCGGGCAGTCCGCTGATGAGCGGATCCGCCAGCTCCGCGGCGCAGACCCATTCGTCCGTGAAGCGGTCCCGGAACAGGCGGTGATAGGTCCGGAGCCTGCGGGCGCTGTCGGGGAGCGACTGGCACGACAGCAACGCCAGTGCCCGGTGGGCGATGGCCCGCCGCACCGATGCCGGCAGGGGGACCGTTTCGGCGACGACCGCCGCCGTCACGCCTTGGAAGGAGTCCACTTCACCGGGCTTCAGGAACCGCTCGGTCAGCTCCGGCTGCGCGACAGTGTCGAGCAGCCTCACCCGCACCAGTTGTTCCTGGACGGGGGAGCGCCCGCGGTCTGGATGGATGCCGCGCAGCTCGCGCCACAGCTCTTCGCGGAAGTCGAGGAGCGCCTCTTCCTGGGAGTGCGCTTCCGCCGCCACGATGCGGTTGCCGCGACGGGCGAGGACGCGCTCCGAGGCCAGCACCCGGCGGTGTCCGGTGTTCGCCTGGAGTCCCGCGACGCGAATGGGCAGCGCGCGGAGGTCCGGCCAGCAGCCCTCCGGTGCGTCGAAGCGCGCCGCCGCCGCCCACGCGAGCAACCCCACCGGTGTGCAGCGCGAGGCGGCGCGCAGCAGGTAGCGCAGCAGGGCGCCCCGGGCGGCGTCATCCTTCCCCCCGCCCTCCCAGTACTGGAGCAGTTGGGGGCTGGCCGTGGCGATGAGCGGACGCAGCTCCGGACGCTGGAGCTGCTCCTCCAGCCAGGTGTGGAGCGCCGCCGCCTCCTGACCCGGGTCGTCCCGGGCCAGGGCCTGGAGCTCCGCCAGGAGGCCCGGAGCCAGGGCGGGCAGGCGCAGCGCGCCGTGCACCAGGGACTCCAACTCCAGCGCCCCGAGTCCCAGCCGCCTCGCCATCCCGGCCAGGGACGCCTCGGGTGCGGCCCCCGGCGTCACGGGCCCTCTTCGGGCTGCGTCGCCAACCACGCCACGAAGACGAACTTCTCCCCGCGCGAGACCCGCTCGGCGCCATGGAGCAGGCTGGAGTCGAAGAGCACGGCCATGCCGCCATGCGGTTGGACGCGGATGTCCAGCTTGGGAAAGGCTGTCTCTCCGCCGTCGAAGTCGTCGTTGAGGTAGCAGACGATGGACAGGCGGCGCTTGCCGCCGGGGCGGTCATCCCGGTGGAGCCGGTAGAAGTCGTTCACGCCGTAGCGGACCAGTTGCAGCGGCGTCAGCATGAGGTGCCTCCAGGGCAGCCAGTCCGCGCCAGCCAGCGCCAACTGGAGCCGCTCCCGGAAGTCCGCGAAAGCCTCCGGGAGGACCTTCTCGGTCAGCACCCGCGCCGAGCGGACCTGGGGCTTCAGCACCTTGCCCTCCCGGTTCAGCACCGTCGCGGCATCCCAGTCCGGGGACTGCTTCGCCAGCGCCACGATGCGCTTCGCCTGCTGGCGGGTGAAGAGCTTGCCCAGGGCGATTCCCACCTCCAGGGGCATGAAGGCCTCGACCTGCCGCGAAGGTCGCGGCGCTGGCGCGCGCGCACGTTTTCCGGCCGCGCTCATGGGCGCCCCCCCTGGCGTGAGCGGGCGCGCCCACGGCTCCGTCCCCGGGGGGGCTCGGCGCTGGGCGGCACCGTCAGGTAGAGGGTCCGCGGCGCCTCTTCCTTCATGTGCAGCGCAATCCCAGGCGGGAGGTCGACACCGAGCACCTCCTTGATGACACGCCGGGGGGTCGCCAGCAGCTTCATGCGGAAGAGGGGATCGACGCGCGCGCGCCGGGCGATCGCGACCTTCAATGCCTGCCATGGGCTTTCCCAGTGCCGCTCCATCCCGTCAGTCCTCCTCTTGGCGCAAGGCGTAGAGCAGGCCCTCGCGGGTCAGCCGGCCCACCAGCGCGAGCCGGCCCTCGTCATCCAGTGGCCCCGGTAGCGCCCGCACCTGGAAGCGGGGGGTTCGCTGGATGAACCGCAGGGCTTCACCGAAGTCCGCCGGCACCGACACGGTCCGTTGTCCGAACTGGAGCCGCGCCTTGCCCGCGCCCTCGCTGTAGTGCAGGAGTTGCCCCGCCCGCCGCTCGACCCGGTCCTGGAGGCCCAGGTGGGCCGCGTCGTCCTCCGCGCCCAGCGTCATCCCCGTGAGCTGGCCGCGCTTGTGAAGGAAGGCCCGGGCGATGTCGGTGACCGCTGCCTCCACGTCGAGCGCCTGGGGCAGCCGCTCCCCCAGCCGGCGGAGTTCCTCGTGCACCTCTTCCTGGACGGTGCCTCCGAGGAGGAAGCCGGGCGGCAGGGAGCGGCGCAGGGCGGGCTCCCGGTGGGCCAACTGGTACAGGGCGGACGCCAGGCAGTCCACGTACGTGAGCGTCTTGAACCCGAGCGTCAGGTGGACCGAATGGGTGCCATCCGCGCGCGACTCGTGGACGTGGCCCCGGGGCAGGTAGAGCAGGTCTCCCGCCTCCAGCACGAAGTGCTCGGTGGGGCCGTCGCTCCCCGCCGGCTGGAACCGGGGGGTGCGGAAGCCGCGCGAATCCTCCAGGTCCTCGAAGCGGAAGGGCGGGACGTACTCGAGCGGCAGGTCCGTCTCCCGCGGCGACAGGCTCCACTTCCGCCGGCCAGACACCTGCAACACGAAGCAGTGCCGGTCGAAGTGCACCTGCGCCGTCTCCGAACGGGCGGGGGCGCAGTAGAGGTTGACGTTCACCAGCGCGCCGAGTCCCTGCTCCAGGTGTCCCCGGAGCTGGCGCAGCGGGCCCAGGAACCGGTGGGCCGCGTTGACGCGCAGGGTGTTGCCCGCGTCGTAGCCCTCCTGGAGGCGCTGGGCGTCCAGGGGACGCCCGGCGTCCCCCGGCCGCGCGCGAGGCAGCAGCTCCACGCTGGTGGGGTCCAGCGCGAGCGCGGAGGCGATCAGATGATCGATCTCCGCCCGGGGCAGCAGCGGCGCGTAGAAGTCCGGCTGCCCTCGGGAGAGGTGGTAGACCCGCTGCTCCCAGTGGTCCGCAAGGAAGGCCACTGGCGTCAGGCCTCCGAGCAGGGCTTCGAGGCTCGGCGCATGGACCGGAGGCGCGAACGCTTCCTGCCGCGCGACACGGGCGGAGCGAGGTCGGGGCTTCACGGAGGGACGGGGCGCCCTAGCAGGACGGCGGGTTGCTGTCGCCGGGGCAGTCCTCGGGGCAGGACGGCGGGAAATCGAGGCCGCTCTGGACGACCTCGATCTCCAGGGCCGTCAGCTTGCGCTCGCTCCTGGGAACGATGATGTAGAGCTGCTGGGGCGTCTCCTCGAAGGGCTGCAGGCGCAGGCCCTTGGGCAGCGGATAGCCCACGGCCTCCTCGAAGGCCGCCTCCGGGTGGGCCAGCAACTTCTTGCGGAAGTCCGGATCGTTGCGGGCCCGCGCCTTGAGCAGGGGCTTGAGTTCGGCCCAGGCGAAGACCGGCTCCGCGGCCAGCTGCGGCGTGACCGTGCTGCGGGAGCGCGTCACGACGGACTTCGTGCGCTGGCCGCGACCCTGCGCCGCCGCGGGCTTGATCATCTTCTGGGCGGTGCGCGTGGCGGACTTCGAGGACGTCGTCGTGGTGCGCCTGCCTGTCGTGCTGGCCATGATTCCTCCGGGCACTTCGTTTGTGTTTGCGTGTCCCGGGTGACCCTTCCAATCACTGAAGGCAGGCGCTCACCCGGCGCGCTCTGCATCAAAGACAAGCTACACAGGCATTGTCGTGGATTGCAAGGGCGTCAGGCGTTATTTGAAGGGCCTGGGTGGATTGGGGGCAATCATTGCAAAATTCCGCCAATCCTGGCGTGGGATGGCAGGCATTTCCCCCGGGGGCGCGCCATGGCTAGAGTTCGCGCGTGGTCGCGTCTGTTCAAGCAAGTCCTTTCATCCGGTCCCCTTCGCGCAGGTGTCCTCTCGAATGAGCGTCCAGATCCAGCACCCCCTGCCCATGCCCTCCCGCGCCGTCATGGCCAGACTCTGGAAGGGCTGGCTTCCGGCCGCGGTCCGGTTGGAGGCCGACGTCCCGCGCGTGCTGTGGCTCCAGGCCGGGGAACACTACGAGGAGGCCCCCTTCTACCGGCACGCGGTGGAGGCGCTGATGCGGCGTGAGCCGCGCATCACCCGCAACCGCACGAGCCTGGGGACGGTGAACCTGGTGGGGGACGTCCTGGACGCGCTCAAGCCTTCCGGGTTCATCTTCCACATGTCCCGCTGTGGCTCGACGCTGGTCCAGAACGCCTTGCGGTGCCTGGACGGAAGCATCGTCCCTGGCGAACCAGAGCCGCTGTGCACGCTGCTGACGCCGTACTCCCCCAGCGTGTGGCCGGGCGAGCGCGAAGACTGGGAGGCGAGGCGCGACGCGTTGCTCCGCAGCATGGTGCGCATCTTCGGGCAGCGGCGGCGGCCCGGCGACCGGCGATACTTCGTGAAGTTCACCAGCCGCAACAGCGTGCAGCTCGACGTCATCCGGAGGCTGTGGCCGGACGTGCCGTGGCTCTTCGTCTACCGGAACCCGGTCGACGTCATGGTCTCGAACCTGTCACGGCCTCCGGGCTGGATGCGAATGCCCGCGGACTGGAAGACCCTGCACTTTGGCTGGAGCGGGGAGCAGCTCGCGGACATGACGCCCGAGGAATACTGCGCGCGGGTGGTGGGGAGCTTCTGCTCGGCCGCGGCGCGAAGCGCGGACGGGCGTGCCTCCCTGCTCAACTACGAGGACATCGACCTGCCGCGGATCCGCGCGGTGATGGAGGCCTTCGGCGTCCGGCCCACCCGGGCGGAGCAGGCGCGCGTCGAGAAGAGCCTGCGGGTGTACTCCAAGGACCCCAGTGGCCAGCGGGCCTTCACCGGGGACACCGCCCTCAAGCGGCGCGTCGCGGGACCGGCGGTGGAGCGCGCGGCGGAGCGCTGGGCGCTGCCAGCCTTCTCCGTGCTTGACCGGCATCCCCGCCGGCTCCGCTAGCGGGTCCGGACGCGGTCGAGCACGCCGGGAAAGCTGGAGGCGCGCGAAGGAGGTGCCTTCAGGTAGGCGAAGTTCGACCGCCGGTCGTAGACCCGGCTCAGCAGCGCCAGCAGGTGCAGGTAGCGCTTGTGCAGGCGCAGCCCCTGGGTCGCGGTGGCGCTGGGGTGCCATTGGTCCGCGTACGTGGCGTCCGCGAGCGAGGCGCGCCTGAACGGTTCCAGGAGCGAGGCCAGTCCCCGGAGGAGGGCTTCGACCCTCGGCCGCAGCGCCGGCTGGTTCGCGTGGGCCCTCAAATAGAGGATGAGCGTGGGATAGGTGACGGCGATGGAGGGCTCCACCCGGACCTTGGCCACCTCCAGCCGCTCCACCAACCCGAAGGAGGCCGGCGTCGCGAAGACCCCGCGAATGAGGCCGGACAGGGAGTCCTCCAGCGCCTCCTCCGGGAGGTACAGGTTGATGCGCAGCAGCCCCTTCACGTCCACGGGAGCGCGGGTGAAGGCCGTGATGATGTCGGGGCGCCGCCGGGCGATCTCCGTGCGGGCACGCCGGGGTGACAAGCGCTGGTCCAGCGCCGCCAGGGCGGCTTCCGCGTACTCCACGCTGCGCAGGTTGGTGCGCCCGTCAATCTGCCGCCGCCATCCCTCCAGCGCCTCCTCCAGGGCGGGGAACGGGCCGCCCCCCATGCGCGCCGCGAGCTCTCGGCAGCACTCGTGCAGCAGCAGGTTGGCCTGGTTCAGGGGCGCGTTGAGGACGCGAACCCTATCCATCTGCTGTTCAGCGTCCGTGCCGGTGGGAAAGAGGATGAATGTGAAATTGTTTGGAATAGGTGGAATGAAGAGCTGGGAGTATCCCGTGAGCCCGAGGATCGCCGTGCGTTGCGCGACGCGGAGTGGGTGCATGGGAATGGCCTGGAATTGAAAGCGGTTGCGGGCGGAATGAGGGAGGATTCAAGGGCTTGCGTCCTCCATCAGGTGCTAGCGTATCGGGCGTGAAGAGGCCCTGCCAGTCCTTGACAGGGTTTCCGCCGCCGCCAGCGGCCCGGAAGAGAAAGGACACGTGCGCGCCATGTGGTGGGATGATTTGAAGCAGGACGTACGATTCGCGGCACGGACCCTGCGGCGTGCTCCCGGCTTCGTCATCATCGCCGTGCTCTGTCTGGCGCTAGGCATTGGAGCCAATGGCCTGGTCTTCAGCGTGGTCAACGGCGTGTTGCTGCGCCCGCTGTCCTACCCAGACCCCGAGCGGCTGGTGGTGCTGGGGGAGCGCAACGGCGGGGGGATGGTGTCCTGGCCCACCTTCCTGGAGTGGAAGCAGCAGACCGCCACCTTCGAGCGGATGACGGCTTTCACGGAAGGGGGTGTCATCCTCTCGGGGGAGGCCGCGCCCGAGCGTCTGATGGCCACGCGAGGCACCGCGGACTACTTCGCCGTCCATGGGGTTGCGCCGCTGCTCGGGCGCACCTTCGAGTCCGGGGAGGACCTGCCCGGCCGGGCGCCCGTGGCGGTCCTGGGCGAGGCAATGTGGCGGCGGCGTTTTGGCGCGGACCCCTCGGTGCTGGGCCGGACGCTGGTGATGGATGGGGTGTCCCGCACGGTGGTGGGGGTGATGCCGGCCTCGTTCTCCCAGGAGATGGACGTGTGGCTCCCCCTGGAGACCCCCGCGGACTCGGAGGCGCCCAATCGCAGCCACATCCTCACGGTGCGCGCTCGGCTGGGGAAGGGCGTGTCCGTGGAGCAGGCGGACGCGCTGCTCAAACAGCTGGCCGCGCGGATGGAGGCCCTGTACCCGGCGGCGCAGAAGGGGCGGGGGGCGGCGGTGCTCTCGCTGTCCCAGATGGAGACCCGTGCGTGGCGCACGCCGCTCCAGGTGCTGCTCGGCGCCGTCGGGCTCGTCCTGCTGATTGCCTGTACCAACGTCGCGAACCTGTTGCTGGCGCGCGCGGGTGCCCGTCAGCAGGAGCTGGCGATCCGCGTGGCGTTGGGGGCGCGGCGGGGCCGGCTTGTCCGGCAGTTCCTCGTGGAGAGCCTGTTGCTGGCGCTGGTGGGAGGGGGGCTGGGCGTCCTGCTCGCCGGGTGGGGGCTGTCCGCGCTGCTCTCGTTGACGGTGACGCCCCTCCCGCACCGGGAGGCCATCTCGCTGGACGGGACGTCGCTCCTCTTCGTTCTGGGGGTGTCGGTGGCCAGCGGCCTCGCCTTCGGACTGGGGCCGGCGCTGCGGGCGACCCGGCTCGATGTGCGCGGGGGGCTCGCGGGGGCGGGGGCCCCTGGGGGGAGTTCCCGCGCCAACCGGCGTCTGCGGGGGGCCCTGGTGGTGGCGGAGCTGGGGCTCACGCTCGTCCTGCTGGTGGGGGCGGGGTTGCTGGGACGGGCTTTCTTCCAGCTGATGGGGACGTCCCCTGGGTTCGCGGTGGACCATGTCCTGACCGCGCACCTGGCCATCCCCCGGGAGCGGTTCGCGGACGGGGACCTGCCGCGGCGCCTGTTCGAGCCGGTGCTCGAGCAGGTGCGGGCACTGCCGGGAGTGCGTGCCGCGGGGATGACCTCGCTGCTGCCCATCCAGCGGGCCTGGAGCAACTTGCGCTACACGGTGGAGGGCGAGCCGCCCCCGGACCCCGGGGAGACTCCGTCGGCGGAGCGCCGCGCCTCCAGTCCCGGTTACTTCTCCGCGCTGGAGATTCCGCTGCTCGCGGGACGGGACTTCACCGCCCGGGACGCGGAGCCCGGACAGCCGCCGGTCGTCATCGTGAACGAGACCCTGGCGCGCCGGCACTTCCCGGAAGGGAGCGCGCTGGGACGCAGGCTCCTGTTCGCCGGGGGGGCGGCCACCATCGTGGGGGTGGTGGGCGACGTGCGCCAGGCCGGGCTGGACAAGGTGCCGCTCGCGGAGCTGCACGTCCCCTACGGCAGGCCTTGGGGCGACAACGGGATGGTGCTGGTGCTGCGTACCGGGGGGGGCCCAGAAGGGCTTACGCCGGCGCTCCGGGAGGTGGTGCGGCGGCTGGATTCGGACGTGCCGGTCCACCGTGCGCTGACGATGGAGCAGGTCATTGAGCAGTCGCTTGGCATGCGGCGGCTGGTGCTGTGGCTGCTGGGGGGCTTCGCCGTCGTGGCGCTGGTGCTCTCGTCGGCGGGGCTCTACGGCGTCATCTCCTATCTGGTGTCGCAACAGACGCGGGAAATTGGAATCCGCATGGCCCTGGGTGCGCGCTCCGCGGATGTGCTCTGGCTCGTCATGGGGCACGGTGCGTTGCTGGCGGGCGCGGGCATCGGGCTGGGGCTCGCGGGTGCGCTGGCGCTGGCTCGCGTCCTGGAGAGCCAGCTCTACGGCGTCACGGCCCACGACCCCCTCACGTTCGGAGGCGTGGCGGTGCTGCTCGGGGCGGTGGCGCTGCTGGCCTGCTGGCTCCCGGCCCGCCGGGCCACCCGGGTGGATCCGCTCCTGGCCATCCGCTCGGACTGATGGGGGCTTGCCCTGTCGCTGGCCTGGGGCCTCCCGGCCGACGCACCGGGTGCACATCCGGGCGCGACGCGGTAGATGGGTGTCCCGGAGGTTCATCAACGCAATGGACGCGAACGTGGTGGCGGAGCTGGAGAAGGCGGGCGTGAAGGTGGAGGACCCCATGCGCCTGTTCATCCCCGTGGAACGGGACGAGCAGGGCCAGGTGAAGGTCGTGGGCGACGAGGTGCCCGTGCGCTTCGGCGACGTCACGGCCCACGTGCGCCTGCAGCCCATCTCCGCGCTGTGGACCGGCGACAAGCAGCCCCCTGACTTCAGCCGGCCGCCCTTCCCGGAGTACGAGCCGTTCTTCTTCCTCATCGAGGCCACCGCCGCCGGCTTCTGCCGCGACACCCGCCACGCCGAGGTCGACCAGGAGTTCTCCCAGCTCTACCGGCACCTCGTGCGCCGGCCCGACGGCCACCACAAGAACGCGCTCTTCTCCTACCTGCGCGCCGCCGCCCGCCTGTACCTGTCCCTGCGCGATGTCAGCCAGGCGGAGTTCGAGGCCGTGGCCCAGCGACTCCACCAGTCCGCCAAGCTGCACGCGGGCCACGTCGGCAGCACGAACTACTTCCAGGCCGTGCTGCGGCAGGTGCTGGGCGCCTGACGCTCGCTCCTCGGGGACACCCACGCGGCGTTTCTGGAATAGGGTGCGTGGCCGCCCGTTCCCGGGCGCCGCAGTGGTCCCTCCCCAGGAGCACGGATGTTCCGTCCACCGTTGTCGTGGTTCGCCTGTCTGGCCCTCCTGGGTGCGCCCCAGGCCGGGGCCCAGGCCGTCGCCGAGCCTTCCGCGAAGCCCGCCGCCGCCTCCACCCCCGTCGCGAAGCTGGGCTCGGACATCCAGGCCCGCACGCTGAAGAACGGGCTCACCGTCATCGTCTGGCCGGACCACGACATCCCCAACGTGGCGCTCGCCAACTGGTTCCGCGTGGGCAGCCGCAACGAGCGCCCCGGCATCACCGGCCTGTCCCACTTCTTCGAGCACATGATGTTCAACGGCGCGAAGAAGTACGGCCCCGGTGAGTTCGACCGCGTCATGGAGGCCAACGGCGGCTCCAACAACGCCTTCACCTCCGAGGACGTCACCGTCTACCTGGACTGGTTCCCGGCCTCCGCGCTGCCCCTCATCCTGGACCTGGAACAGGACCGGCTCCAGTCGCTCTCCTTCGACCCCAAGGTCATCGAGTCCGAGCGCGGTGTCGTCTACTCCGAGCGCCGCTCGGGCGTGGACAATGACAACAGCGGCGCGCTCCAGGAGCAGCTGCAGGCCACCGCCTTCGTCGCGCACCCGTACCAGATTCCCGTCATCGGCTGGCCGTCCGACATCGAGTCCTGGCGCATGGAGGACCTCCAGCAGTACTTCAAGACGTACTACGCCCCCAACAACGCCACGCTCGTCCTCGCGGGCGACCTGGATCCAGCCCGCGTCTTCGAGCAGGTGGAGGCCACGCTGGGCACCATCCCCGCGCAGCCCGCGCCAGAGCCCGTGCGCACCAAGGAACCCGAACAGCAGGGCGAGCGGCGCATCGTCGTGAAGAAGCTGGCGCAGTCCCCGCTGCTCCAGGTCGCCTACCACGGCCTCGCCGCCAACGACCCGGACATGGAGACGCTGGAGCTGCTGGGGCTCATCCTCTCGCACGGGGACTCGTCGCGCCTGCACCGCAAGCTGGTGGACGAGGCGCGCGTCGCCATCCGCGTCCGGAGCTCCACGGCCGGGGGATTCGACCCGTCGCTCGTCTGGTTCTCCGTGGACCTGACGCCGGGCGGTGACCTGGCGAAGACGGAGGCGCTGCTCACCGCGGAGCTGGCTCGCGTGGTGAAGGACGGCGTCACCGACGCGGAGCTGCGCAAGGCGCGCAACGTGGCCCTGGCCACCTTCTGGCGCAAGCTGGAGACCAACAGCGGCCGCTCCCGCGAGCTGGGGAACGCCGCCACCTTCCGGGGAGACTGGAAGGCCCTGTTCGACGCGCCCTCGCGCTACGAGCAGGTCACCCGCGACGGCGTGAAGGCGCTGGCCGCCCGCATCTTCAACCCCGACCACCGCACCGTGGGCTGGCTCGTCCCCACCACGGCTCCCGCTGCCCCGGCCAGCAAGGAGTCCGCGCGATGAGTGCTTCCTTCCGCCTTCGTTTCTCGGGTCCCCACATGATGCGCTCCACCCTCGCCGCGCTGCTGTTCACCTCCGCGTGCGCGACCGCGCCGACGCCCGCTCCTTCCTCCGCGCCCACGCCGCCGGAAGCCCCGGCACCGGCCACGCCCGCGCCCGTGGTCCCGCTGTCCACGAAGGGCGTGACGCTGCCGGAGACGACCTCCGTCACGCTGAAGAACGGCGTGCGGCTGCTCCTCGTGGAGAAGCACGAGCTGCCACTGGTGTCCTTCAGCGCATGGCTCAAGGGCGGCGCTGTCACCGACCCCGCCGGCAAGGAAGGCCTGGCCGCGCTCACCGCCGAGCTGCTCCAGAAGGGCGCGGGCTCTCGCAACGCCCAGCAGTTCGCCGACGCCGTGGACGGCGTGGGCGGCGAGCTGGACGTCGTGCCCGCACGCGAGGCGCTCGTCCTCAACGGCAGCTTCCAGTCCCGCGACACCGCGCTGATGGTGGAGCTGCTGTCGGACATGCTCGTGCGCCCTCGCTTCGACGCGCAGGAGCTGGAGAAGGCCCGCGCGCTGCGCGTGTCGGAGATCGCCTCCGCCAAGGACGGCGACCCGCGCATGCTCATCGGCGTGTACTTCAACGCCTTCCACTTCCCGTCGCACCCATACGGCGGATCCGCGGTGGGCAGTGAGGCGTCGCTGCCGGGCATCAGCCGGAGCGACGTGCTCGGCTGGGCGAAGGCGAACCTGGGCGGAGACCGGCTCATCCTCTCCGTCGTGGGCGACTTCGACGCGAAGCAGCTGGCCGCGAAGCTGGAGGCCGCGCTGGGCGGATGGGCCCCGGCGGCACAGTCGCTCGCCGCCGTGCCCGCCACCGCGCCCACGAAGGGCCGCCACGTGCTGCTGGTGGACAAGCCCGACGCCACCCAGACCTACTTCTCCATCGGCAACACCGGTATCCGCCGCACCGACCCGGACCGCGTCGTGGCGGAGCTGGGCAACACCGTGCTGGGCGGCCGCTTCACCTCGCTGCTCAACACCGAGCTGCGCGTGAAGACCGGCCTCACCTACGGTGCGCGCTCCGCGCTGGCCCCGGCCCTCCAGCCCGGCACCGTCGTCCTGACGTCCTATACCCAGACGGCCACCACGGGCCGTGCCATCGACCTGGCGCTGGATGTGCTCGCGCGCTACCGCCAGGACGGCATGGATGACGCCATGCTCGCCTCCGCCAAGGCCTATGTGCTGGGGCAGTTCCCGCCGACGCTGGAGACCGGGGAGCAGCTGGCCATGAAGCTGTCGGAGCTGGCGTTCTACGGACTGGACGCACAGGACGTGAACGGGTTCGCGGACGCCGTGTCCGCGGCCACCCGCGGCAGCGTGCACACCGTGCTCCAGCGCGTCTTGCCCGCCCAGGAGGACCTGACGTTCGTCCTCATTGG harbors:
- a CDS encoding M16 family metallopeptidase, translating into MFRPPLSWFACLALLGAPQAGAQAVAEPSAKPAAASTPVAKLGSDIQARTLKNGLTVIVWPDHDIPNVALANWFRVGSRNERPGITGLSHFFEHMMFNGAKKYGPGEFDRVMEANGGSNNAFTSEDVTVYLDWFPASALPLILDLEQDRLQSLSFDPKVIESERGVVYSERRSGVDNDNSGALQEQLQATAFVAHPYQIPVIGWPSDIESWRMEDLQQYFKTYYAPNNATLVLAGDLDPARVFEQVEATLGTIPAQPAPEPVRTKEPEQQGERRIVVKKLAQSPLLQVAYHGLAANDPDMETLELLGLILSHGDSSRLHRKLVDEARVAIRVRSSTAGGFDPSLVWFSVDLTPGGDLAKTEALLTAELARVVKDGVTDAELRKARNVALATFWRKLETNSGRSRELGNAATFRGDWKALFDAPSRYEQVTRDGVKALAARIFNPDHRTVGWLVPTTAPAAPASKESAR
- a CDS encoding M16 family metallopeptidase, yielding MMRSTLAALLFTSACATAPTPAPSSAPTPPEAPAPATPAPVVPLSTKGVTLPETTSVTLKNGVRLLLVEKHELPLVSFSAWLKGGAVTDPAGKEGLAALTAELLQKGAGSRNAQQFADAVDGVGGELDVVPAREALVLNGSFQSRDTALMVELLSDMLVRPRFDAQELEKARALRVSEIASAKDGDPRMLIGVYFNAFHFPSHPYGGSAVGSEASLPGISRSDVLGWAKANLGGDRLILSVVGDFDAKQLAAKLEAALGGWAPAAQSLAAVPATAPTKGRHVLLVDKPDATQTYFSIGNTGIRRTDPDRVVAELGNTVLGGRFTSLLNTELRVKTGLTYGARSALAPALQPGTVVLTSYTQTATTGRAIDLALDVLARYRQDGMDDAMLASAKAYVLGQFPPTLETGEQLAMKLSELAFYGLDAQDVNGFADAVSAATRGSVHTVLQRVLPAQEDLTFVLIGKAEALRDVARKYGPVTEMKISDKRFAPPTAPGR
- a CDS encoding ABC transporter permease, producing the protein MWWDDLKQDVRFAARTLRRAPGFVIIAVLCLALGIGANGLVFSVVNGVLLRPLSYPDPERLVVLGERNGGGMVSWPTFLEWKQQTATFERMTAFTEGGVILSGEAAPERLMATRGTADYFAVHGVAPLLGRTFESGEDLPGRAPVAVLGEAMWRRRFGADPSVLGRTLVMDGVSRTVVGVMPASFSQEMDVWLPLETPADSEAPNRSHILTVRARLGKGVSVEQADALLKQLAARMEALYPAAQKGRGAAVLSLSQMETRAWRTPLQVLLGAVGLVLLIACTNVANLLLARAGARQQELAIRVALGARRGRLVRQFLVESLLLALVGGGLGVLLAGWGLSALLSLTVTPLPHREAISLDGTSLLFVLGVSVASGLAFGLGPALRATRLDVRGGLAGAGAPGGSSRANRRLRGALVVAELGLTLVLLVGAGLLGRAFFQLMGTSPGFAVDHVLTAHLAIPRERFADGDLPRRLFEPVLEQVRALPGVRAAGMTSLLPIQRAWSNLRYTVEGEPPPDPGETPSAERRASSPGYFSALEIPLLAGRDFTARDAEPGQPPVVIVNETLARRHFPEGSALGRRLLFAGGAATIVGVVGDVRQAGLDKVPLAELHVPYGRPWGDNGMVLVLRTGGGPEGLTPALREVVRRLDSDVPVHRALTMEQVIEQSLGMRRLVLWLLGGFAVVALVLSSAGLYGVISYLVSQQTREIGIRMALGARSADVLWLVMGHGALLAGAGIGLGLAGALALARVLESQLYGVTAHDPLTFGGVAVLLGAVALLACWLPARRATRVDPLLAIRSD